The nucleotide sequence TCCGTTCCTGGCCTTTTCCGGGTATCGTGTGCCAATGGATTGGCTTGTAAATTGCTTCATTCGGAGAAGAACTCCTGCGACCACCGTTCGCGGGGGTCAATGTTTTGTCTTCTCCAGAGGAAAAAGGCATCCCATGGACCGTCACGAACCCATCGATTCCAAGGATTTAACGGCCTTCAGAAGCCCGACGATGGCAAGCCACGCCCGACGAACCGGCTTGATCCTTCTCGGTTGTCTCCTGCTTGCGGCCTGTGAGCCTGCATCACACATCAGGCAGTCCAGGGACCATTTTCTGCAACCGACCAATCCCGAGGTGGATATCTCCTCTGGCCCGTCTCCCAAAAAGGACGGAGCGCCACTGGCCAGTCTGACGGATTCTTCCAGTCCCGAAGAGGTCTATACCATCACCGTCACGGAAATGCCGGTGCGTGATCTGCTGTTTGCTTTGGCCCGGGATGCCAACAAAAATATTGACGTTTACCCTGGCATCCAGGGTCGGGTCACGTTGAGCGCCATCGATCAGCCTTTGAGCAAGATTCTCGATCGTGTGGCCAAGCAGGTGGCCATCCGCTACGAAATCCAGGACAAAACCATCGTCGTGACGCCGGATTTGCCCTTCTTGAAGATCTATCAGGTGGATTATCTGGGGATCGAGCGGGAGTTGGTCAGCACCAACAAGTTGTCCACCCATCTGTCCACCTCCAAAGGCAATACCCTGTCCAACCCCCTGACCGGGGCGGATAACAACCAGTCCAACAGCACCTTGACCACGGCTTCCAGCAGCAAGTTCTGGAAAACCATCACCCAGAACATCCAGGCGATTCTGGGCGCGGATGTGGGCATCGAGTTCCAGTCTGCGCAGGAACCGGGATTGCCCACCGGCGCCCCGGGTGCTGCTGGCATCGGGGCGGGGGGGCTGGGGGCTGCCGCGGCCGGATTGCCCTCGGGTGGTGGTCTGGGCGGCCTCAACGGCATTATGCCGCCTCAAGGCGGGGTCGGTCCCGTTGGGGTCGGAGCGGTTCCCGGCAGGGGCGCGGAGAACAAGGGTGGATCCTCCAAGCCGGGTCTGGTTTCGGTCAACACCGAAGCCGGCGTCATGAGCATCGTGGCCACAGCCCAGCAGCACACCCGGATTCAAGAGTATCTGGACAGCGTGTTGGAAAATGTTCATCGTCAGGTGCTCATCGAGTCCACGGTGGTGGAGGTGGAGCTGTCGGATCGTTTCCAGGAGGGTGTGGACTGGGATCTGATCTTCAACCGCTCTGCGGGTGTGATCCTGAAAAGTGCTTTTTCCGAAAGCGCCGGCGCCTTGAACGCTGCCAGCCGTACCGCTCAGGGCACCTTGAACTATTTCACGCTGGGTCACACCGGCGGTCCGGATGGCAATGGGAGAACCGACAAGGGACCCGTGAACGCCACCATCAAGCTTCTGGAGACCTTTGGTAACGCCAAAATTTTGTCGAGTCCCAAGATCATGGCGCTCAACAATCAGCCTGCCATCCTGAAGGTGGTCAAGAACAGCGTCTTCTTCACTCTGAAATCCAGTACCGGCAACAACAACACGGGCAATACTACCACCACGGGCACCGTGGCCTCGCAACCGGTGTTCGATACCGAAATCCACACGGTTCCGGTGGGACTGGTGATGACCGTCACGCCGCAAATCTCCAAGGAGGGGATTGTCAGTCTCAACGTGCGGCCCACCATCTCCCGCATCAGCCGTTGGGTCTCCGATCCCAACCCGGCCCTGGTGGCCGGCAACCTTCAGACCGGTCTGACCGACTCCATCAACAACGCCATTCCCGAGATCGAGGTCAAGGAGATGGAAACCATGATGCGGGTACACAGCGGTCAGGTGGCGGTCATGGGTGGCTTGATGCAGGATTCCATCAGCAACGGCTCGGCGGGTGTGCCGATGCTTTCCAGACTGCCGGGTGGCCTGGGTGCCTTGTTCAGCCATCAGGACCAGGGGGTGAGCAAAAGCGAATTGGTGATCTTCTTGCGACCGGTTGTCATGACCCATGGCAGACCCAAAGAGCAGGTGGTCGAACGGCCCCGGGATCTGCCCAGGGAGTCCCAGCCCGCTGCGGCTCAACCGGCCCAGATCCAGGCCCAGCCCGCCCAGTCCGCCGCTGCGGCCCAACCGGCCCAGCCTGCCGCTGCGGCCAAGCCTGCCACCGCCCCTGAAAAAAGTGGCGCCGGTAAACCGGTCAACACCAGCGGTGAGAAGGCTAAACCCGCCGGAGAGCGTCCTGCCAAGGGGAATGAAGCCCGTACCACACCTCCGGTGGAAACGCCGGCTCCGGCTTCCGCTCCGACCAGCGCCGCCGCGACTCCTGCCCAGCCGCCGGCCTCTACCGCCGCCGCCGCCCAGGGGTCAGCCCCGGTCCCGGCCTCGGCCCCGGCGGCAGGGGGGAACGCCACTCCGGCTCCGGCCTCGGCCCCGCCCATCCAGACTCCGGCCTCGGCTCCGCCGACTCCTGCCCCGGCAGCGCCTCCGGCCCAGACCTCGGCCCCCCAGTCCAGAGGCAATGCGGCCAACGCCATGGCGGTAGGCTCTTATCTGGACTTCACCTCTCCGGAAGGACAGGCCAACATGTCGGGGACTGCCGCCTATCCGGCCTTTTCCGGCGGCGTGCCCCAGCATCAGGGGTTTCCTGTCACCGGTGCCCCCCAGCCCGAGGCACCCCAGCGTTCGCCTGCGGAGCAACCCACGGCTTCAGGCCTGTCCCAGGAATCCAGAATGTAACCGCTTGATCGCGGACCACCAGGCGTGGGACGTGACACCGTGTTTCAAGCCGTCCCTTGTGGACGGCTTTTTTTTGGAGGCAGGTCAATGGTCGTGAATGGCGCGATGCGTGTCCGGATTGATATCGGCCCATGCGGGGATCCCGGTTAGGGATGGTTACGATTTTTTACCGGATATTAATAGGATTTCTTGCAAAATTCGGTATACTGTAAACTTGGTGTGTTTCGCTTGCGCATGCGGAACCATGATTGCGTCCATTTCCTTGCAAGGGATTTTCACGATCCATGGGCAATCTTCTTCGGAATAAACGGTTGGTGGCGATAGTGGCCCTTGTGGTCCTGGTAGGCGTGGGCGGATATCTGTTGTTCGCGCCGGACACCACGGAGAAAAAGAAGCCGATCGTCGTGGAACGGGCCAAACTGGCTCAACCCGAGAAAAAATCCCAGGATTCCGCATCCAAAGCCCAAGGAGCGGATCAAACCGCACCCAAACGGGAAGTGGTCGGCACGGTGAGCCAGTTCAAGGGGTTGGCGTTCGCCAATTTTGAGAATGTCAAGCGCACCTTGTCCGATGGCGCCCCTTTGTTCCAGGGGGATCAGATCATCACCGGTCGCGAGGGACGCATCATTCTGAAAATGCGCGATGATGCGGTCGTGGCCCTGGGGCCGGACAGCGAATTCTTGATCCAGGAATACCAGTTCGCCCCCAAGGAGCAGGCGGGCAATGGTGTGGTGCATATGACTCAAGGAATGATTCGGTTTACTTCCGGCAAGCTGGCGCAGATGAAAAATCAGCCCTTCAAGGTGGTCACCCCGGTGGCGACTTTGGGGGTGCGGGGCACCGAAGGTTTTGTCCGTCTGGGTGACGGCAAGGGCAAGGATCGAGAGATCGAGGTTCTCACCTTGCACA is from Magnetococcales bacterium and encodes:
- the mshL gene encoding pilus (MSHA type) biogenesis protein MshL, which codes for MDRHEPIDSKDLTAFRSPTMASHARRTGLILLGCLLLAACEPASHIRQSRDHFLQPTNPEVDISSGPSPKKDGAPLASLTDSSSPEEVYTITVTEMPVRDLLFALARDANKNIDVYPGIQGRVTLSAIDQPLSKILDRVAKQVAIRYEIQDKTIVVTPDLPFLKIYQVDYLGIERELVSTNKLSTHLSTSKGNTLSNPLTGADNNQSNSTLTTASSSKFWKTITQNIQAILGADVGIEFQSAQEPGLPTGAPGAAGIGAGGLGAAAAGLPSGGGLGGLNGIMPPQGGVGPVGVGAVPGRGAENKGGSSKPGLVSVNTEAGVMSIVATAQQHTRIQEYLDSVLENVHRQVLIESTVVEVELSDRFQEGVDWDLIFNRSAGVILKSAFSESAGALNAASRTAQGTLNYFTLGHTGGPDGNGRTDKGPVNATIKLLETFGNAKILSSPKIMALNNQPAILKVVKNSVFFTLKSSTGNNNTGNTTTTGTVASQPVFDTEIHTVPVGLVMTVTPQISKEGIVSLNVRPTISRISRWVSDPNPALVAGNLQTGLTDSINNAIPEIEVKEMETMMRVHSGQVAVMGGLMQDSISNGSAGVPMLSRLPGGLGALFSHQDQGVSKSELVIFLRPVVMTHGRPKEQVVERPRDLPRESQPAAAQPAQIQAQPAQSAAAAQPAQPAAAAKPATAPEKSGAGKPVNTSGEKAKPAGERPAKGNEARTTPPVETPAPASAPTSAAATPAQPPASTAAAAQGSAPVPASAPAAGGNATPAPASAPPIQTPASAPPTPAPAAPPAQTSAPQSRGNAANAMAVGSYLDFTSPEGQANMSGTAAYPAFSGGVPQHQGFPVTGAPQPEAPQRSPAEQPTASGLSQESRM